In one Pseudomonas sp. 31-12 genomic region, the following are encoded:
- the pyk gene encoding pyruvate kinase translates to MTPDKKVKILATLGPATDGIDDIRELVQAGVNIFRLNFSHGDHADHAQRYQWIREVERQLNYPLGILMDLQGPKLRVGKFAEGKVQLHRGQALRLDLDTTPGDQRRVNLPHPEIIAALEPGMDLLLDDGKLRLRVVTKYADAIDTTVLNGGELSDRKGVNVPQAVLELSPLTAKDRRDLSFGLELGVDWVALSFVQRPEDIREARELIGDKAFLMAKIEKPSAVTQLREIAELSDAIMVARGDLGVEVPAESVPQIQKNIISICRELGKPVVVATQMLESMRFSPAPTRAEVTDVANAVAEGADAVMLSAETASGEYPLEAVQMMSKIIRQVENGPDYQAQLDVSRPKAEATVSDAISCAIRRISNVLPVAVLVNYSESGTSSLRAARERPTAPILNLTPNLQTARRLTVAWGVHSVVNDRLRQVDEVCSTALEIAQAQGMAQRGDTLLITAGVPFGQPGSTNSLRIETLI, encoded by the coding sequence ATGACGCCTGACAAGAAGGTTAAAATCCTTGCCACCCTCGGCCCTGCCACCGACGGGATCGACGACATCCGTGAGCTGGTACAGGCCGGGGTCAATATCTTTCGCCTGAACTTCAGCCACGGCGATCACGCCGACCATGCTCAACGCTATCAGTGGATTCGTGAAGTCGAGCGCCAGCTGAATTACCCGCTGGGCATCCTGATGGACCTGCAAGGCCCGAAACTGCGGGTCGGCAAGTTCGCCGAGGGCAAGGTGCAACTGCACCGCGGCCAGGCCCTGCGCCTGGACCTCGATACGACGCCGGGTGATCAGCGTCGGGTCAACCTGCCGCACCCGGAAATCATCGCCGCGCTGGAACCCGGCATGGACCTGTTGCTGGACGACGGCAAGCTGCGTCTGCGCGTGGTCACCAAGTACGCCGACGCGATCGATACCACCGTGCTCAACGGCGGCGAACTCTCGGACCGCAAAGGCGTGAACGTGCCGCAAGCGGTGCTGGAATTGAGCCCGCTGACCGCCAAGGATCGTCGTGACTTGAGCTTCGGTCTGGAACTGGGTGTGGACTGGGTGGCGCTGTCGTTTGTGCAGCGTCCGGAAGACATCCGCGAAGCCCGCGAACTGATCGGCGACAAAGCGTTTTTGATGGCCAAGATCGAGAAGCCCTCGGCCGTGACTCAGCTGCGCGAGATCGCCGAGTTGAGCGACGCGATCATGGTCGCTCGCGGTGACCTGGGCGTGGAAGTCCCGGCCGAAAGCGTGCCGCAGATTCAGAAAAACATCATCAGCATTTGCCGCGAACTCGGCAAACCGGTGGTGGTGGCGACGCAGATGCTCGAATCGATGCGCTTCTCCCCGGCCCCGACCCGCGCCGAAGTCACCGATGTCGCCAACGCCGTGGCCGAAGGTGCCGATGCGGTGATGCTATCGGCCGAAACCGCGTCCGGCGAGTACCCGCTGGAAGCCGTGCAGATGATGAGCAAGATCATTCGCCAAGTGGAAAACGGTCCGGATTATCAGGCACAACTGGACGTGAGCCGGCCGAAGGCCGAGGCGACGGTTTCCGATGCGATCAGCTGCGCAATCCGGCGCATCAGCAACGTGCTGCCGGTGGCGGTGCTGGTGAATTACAGCGAGTCGGGGACGTCAAGCCTGCGTGCGGCGCGGGAACGGCCGACCGCGCCGATCCTCAACCTGACGCCGAACCTGCAGACCGCGCGCCGCTTGACCGTGGCGTGGGGCGTGCACTCGGTGGTCAATGATCGGCTGCGCCAGGTGGATGAGGTGTGCTCGACGGCGCTGGAGATTGCGCAGGCGCAGGGAATGGCGCAGCGCGGGGACACGTTGTTGATCACCGCGGGTGTGCCGTTTGGGCAGCCGGGGTCGACTAACTCACTGCGTATCGAGACGTTGATCTAG
- a CDS encoding 2-hydroxy-3-oxopropionate reductase, translating to MAKIGFIGTGIMGHPMALNLQKAGHSLFLSAHHDAAPADLVAGGAVALANPKEVAQEAEVIIIMVPDTPQVDDVLFRADGVAAGVGKGKIVIDMSSISPTATKAFAAKVNEKGAQYLDAPVSGGEVGAKAASLSIMVGGDADAFERALPLFQAMGKNITLVGGNGDGQTAKVANQIIVALNIQAVAEALLFAAKNGADPAKVREALMGGFASSKILEVHGERMIKGTFDPGFRISLHQKDLNLALQGAKELNINLPNTANAQQVFSTCAAIGGSNWDHSALIKGLEHMANFSIRDK from the coding sequence ATGGCTAAAATCGGATTTATCGGCACCGGCATCATGGGCCACCCAATGGCGTTGAACCTGCAGAAAGCCGGTCACAGCCTGTTCCTGTCGGCGCACCACGACGCCGCACCGGCCGATCTGGTTGCCGGTGGCGCCGTCGCCCTGGCCAACCCGAAAGAAGTCGCCCAGGAAGCTGAAGTCATCATCATCATGGTGCCGGATACCCCGCAGGTCGACGACGTGCTGTTCCGCGCCGATGGCGTTGCGGCCGGTGTCGGCAAAGGCAAAATCGTCATCGACATGAGCTCGATCTCGCCGACCGCCACCAAGGCCTTTGCGGCCAAGGTCAACGAAAAAGGCGCGCAATACCTCGATGCGCCAGTGTCCGGCGGTGAAGTCGGCGCCAAGGCTGCAAGCCTGAGCATCATGGTCGGTGGCGATGCCGATGCTTTCGAACGCGCACTGCCTTTGTTCCAGGCGATGGGCAAGAACATCACCCTGGTCGGTGGCAATGGCGACGGTCAGACCGCGAAAGTGGCGAACCAGATCATCGTCGCGCTGAACATTCAGGCCGTAGCCGAAGCGCTGTTGTTCGCCGCGAAAAACGGTGCCGATCCGGCCAAGGTGCGTGAAGCGCTGATGGGCGGTTTCGCTTCGTCGAAGATCCTCGAAGTACATGGCGAGCGCATGATCAAAGGCACCTTCGACCCGGGCTTCCGCATCAGCCTGCACCAGAAGGATTTGAACCTGGCCCTGCAAGGCGCCAAAGAGCTGAACATCAACCTGCCGAACACCGCCAACGCCCAGCAAGTGTTCAGCACTTGCGCGGCCATCGGTGGCAGCAACTGGGACCACTCGGCGCTGATCAAGGGCTTGGAACACATGGCGAACTTCTCGATTCGCGATAAGTAA
- a CDS encoding urea transporter — translation MPANHFNTHCPDWATALLNGFSQIFLQRHPLCGLLCLLAILLTAPTLLGGALLGGVAGLLTAQRRGYAKADRQAGLFSYNGVLLGLLLSLYFPWSALLPPLVIAAGGLSAMVTQQWLKRVRVSHYLPAYTAPFVGLGWLLLCFATPPTTPHLIEINTLNMLIAPLKGLGQVMFLGHPLAGAMIAVGLLIADRRAFCWALLASVAGMGWSLLHHDFYTALIGLGGYNAVLAALAFSSQRQKPWLPLLGIASALLLTPVFAAIGLPTLTAPFILACWLIRTVVQMLSKTPVALTPCTLEENQPRLR, via the coding sequence ATGCCTGCCAACCACTTCAACACCCACTGCCCCGATTGGGCGACTGCCCTGCTCAACGGTTTCAGCCAGATCTTCCTCCAGCGTCATCCGCTGTGCGGTCTGCTGTGCCTGTTGGCGATTCTTCTCACCGCGCCCACCCTGCTCGGCGGTGCACTGCTGGGCGGTGTCGCCGGGTTGCTCACCGCACAACGTCGCGGCTACGCCAAGGCCGATCGCCAGGCCGGGCTGTTCAGTTACAACGGTGTCTTGCTCGGCCTGCTGCTGAGCCTCTATTTCCCCTGGTCCGCGCTGTTGCCACCGCTGGTCATCGCTGCGGGTGGGCTGAGTGCGATGGTCACTCAACAGTGGCTCAAACGCGTCCGGGTCAGCCACTACCTGCCTGCCTACACCGCGCCCTTTGTGGGGCTGGGCTGGTTGCTGCTGTGCTTCGCCACGCCCCCGACAACTCCACACTTGATCGAAATCAATACGCTGAACATGCTCATCGCACCACTCAAAGGCCTTGGCCAGGTGATGTTCCTCGGCCATCCCCTGGCCGGCGCGATGATTGCCGTGGGTTTGCTGATCGCTGATCGCCGCGCATTCTGTTGGGCGTTATTGGCGTCTGTCGCGGGCATGGGCTGGAGCCTGCTGCATCACGACTTCTATACCGCATTGATCGGCCTCGGTGGCTACAACGCCGTACTCGCCGCCCTCGCCTTCAGCTCGCAGCGCCAAAAACCTTGGCTGCCGCTGCTCGGTATTGCATCAGCGCTGTTGCTGACGCCGGTGTTTGCCGCCATCGGTCTGCCAACGCTGACCGCGCCGTTCATCCTCGCCTGCTGGCTGATCCGCACCGTTGTTCAAATGCTCAGCAAGACTCCTGTCGCCCTTACGCCTTGCACTCTGGAGGAGAATCAACCTAGGCTTCGCTGA
- the ccmI gene encoding c-type cytochrome biogenesis protein CcmI — MIDFWLAAGLLLLVALSFLLIPVLRGRRAQLEEDRTALNVALYQERVAELQTEQEEGVLNAAQLETGRAEAARELLADTEGVEAPRVARLGKPLPLLAAILVPVLGLGLYLHYGASDKVELTREFAQAPQSMEEMTQRLERAVAAQPDSAEGLYFLGRTYMAQDRPGDAAKIFERTVNLAGRQPELLGQWAQAQYFADGKKWSDKIQALTDEALKADPKEVTSLGLLGIAAFESQRYQDAIDYWNRLLAQLPPEDSSRAALQGGITRATEKLEASGGKVAQAPVAKAAAKLKVTVDLAPELKAKVQPGDSVFIFARATSGPPAPLAAKRLTVADLPATVELGDADAMMPQLKLSNFPEVQLVARISRAGQPTAGEWIGRSQPLASSTTAAQKLTIDSPDK; from the coding sequence ATGATTGATTTCTGGCTCGCTGCAGGTCTGCTACTTCTGGTTGCCCTGAGTTTTCTGCTGATCCCCGTTTTGCGTGGCCGTCGTGCGCAGCTTGAAGAGGATCGTACTGCCCTGAACGTCGCGCTGTATCAGGAGCGCGTGGCTGAGTTGCAAACCGAACAGGAAGAGGGCGTGCTCAACGCTGCGCAACTGGAAACCGGTCGCGCCGAAGCGGCCCGTGAGTTGCTCGCCGACACCGAAGGCGTCGAGGCACCGCGCGTGGCGCGCCTGGGCAAACCGTTGCCCTTGCTGGCGGCGATTCTGGTGCCGGTCCTGGGGCTGGGCTTGTACCTGCATTACGGTGCCAGCGACAAGGTCGAACTGACTCGCGAATTCGCCCAGGCGCCGCAGTCGATGGAAGAGATGACCCAGCGTCTGGAACGCGCGGTCGCGGCGCAGCCGGATTCGGCTGAAGGCTTGTACTTCCTCGGTCGCACGTACATGGCTCAGGACCGTCCTGGCGACGCGGCGAAGATCTTCGAGCGCACGGTGAACCTGGCCGGTCGTCAGCCGGAGCTGCTCGGTCAATGGGCCCAGGCCCAGTACTTCGCCGATGGCAAAAAGTGGTCGGACAAGATTCAGGCGCTGACTGACGAAGCGCTGAAAGCCGATCCGAAAGAAGTCACCAGCCTTGGCTTGCTGGGTATCGCGGCGTTTGAAAGCCAGCGGTATCAGGACGCCATCGACTACTGGAATCGCCTGTTGGCGCAACTGCCGCCGGAGGACAGTTCCCGTGCCGCGCTGCAAGGCGGGATCACCCGGGCCACCGAGAAACTCGAAGCCAGCGGCGGCAAAGTCGCCCAGGCCCCAGTGGCCAAAGCGGCAGCGAAACTTAAAGTCACTGTCGATCTGGCGCCTGAGCTCAAAGCCAAGGTCCAGCCTGGCGACAGCGTGTTCATTTTTGCCCGCGCCACCTCGGGTCCACCGGCCCCGCTGGCTGCCAAGCGTCTGACCGTGGCCGACTTGCCGGCCACCGTCGAACTGGGCGATGCCGACGCAATGATGCCGCAGTTGAAACTGTCGAACTTCCCTGAAGTCCAACTGGTTGCGCGCATCTCACGCGCCGGCCAACCGACTGCCGGCGAATGGATCGGTCGCAGCCAGCCCCTGGCCAGCAGCACCACTGCGGCGCAAAAACTGACTATCGACAGCCCGGACAAATAA
- a CDS encoding glycerate kinase, whose translation MSVNPQQFLRELFATAIDAAHPQQVLEAHLPQDRSGRVIVIGAGKAAAAMAQVVERCWQGEVCGLVVTRYGHGAPCEKIEVVEAAHPVPDAAGLAVAKRVLEMVSNLTEDDRVIFLLSGGGSALLALPAAGITLADKQSINKALLKSGATIGEMNCVRKHLSAIKGGRLGKACWPATVYTYAISDVPGDLATVIASGPTVADPSTSAEALAILKRYGIDVPASVRNWLQSPESETVKPGDPSLARSHFQLIARPQQSLEAAAVKARQAGFSPLILGDLEGESREVAKVHAGITRQVVLHGQPLAAPCVILSGGETTVTVRGNGRGGRNAEFLLSLTDSLKGLPGVYALAGDTDGIDGSEDNAGAIMTPDSYAGAAALGLSASDELDNNNGYGYFEALDALIVTEPTRTNVNDFRAILILESPENDA comes from the coding sequence ATGTCGGTCAATCCGCAACAATTCCTGCGCGAGCTGTTTGCCACAGCCATCGACGCGGCCCATCCGCAGCAAGTCCTCGAAGCCCATTTGCCCCAAGATCGCAGCGGTCGGGTGATCGTCATTGGCGCCGGCAAAGCCGCAGCCGCCATGGCCCAAGTCGTCGAGCGTTGCTGGCAGGGTGAAGTCTGCGGCCTGGTGGTCACCCGTTACGGCCACGGCGCCCCGTGCGAAAAAATCGAAGTCGTCGAAGCCGCTCACCCGGTGCCTGATGCTGCTGGTCTGGCAGTAGCCAAACGGGTATTGGAAATGGTCAGCAACCTGACCGAAGACGACCGCGTGATCTTCCTGCTCTCGGGCGGCGGTTCTGCGCTGCTGGCATTGCCGGCGGCCGGCATCACCCTGGCCGACAAGCAATCGATCAACAAAGCCCTGCTCAAATCCGGCGCCACCATCGGCGAGATGAATTGCGTGCGCAAGCACCTCTCGGCGATCAAGGGCGGCCGCCTCGGCAAGGCCTGCTGGCCCGCCACTGTTTATACCTACGCGATTTCCGATGTGCCGGGCGACCTCGCCACGGTCATCGCTTCCGGCCCCACCGTGGCCGACCCAAGCACTTCGGCCGAAGCGTTGGCGATCCTCAAACGCTACGGCATCGACGTTCCGGCCTCGGTGCGCAACTGGCTGCAGAGCCCGGAATCGGAAACCGTCAAACCCGGAGATCCGAGTCTGGCACGCAGCCATTTCCAGTTGATCGCCCGTCCTCAGCAATCCCTTGAAGCGGCCGCGGTGAAAGCCCGTCAGGCCGGCTTCAGTCCGCTGATCCTCGGCGATCTGGAAGGCGAATCCCGCGAAGTGGCCAAGGTTCACGCCGGCATCACCCGCCAGGTGGTCCTGCATGGCCAGCCATTGGCGGCGCCGTGCGTGATTTTGTCGGGCGGAGAAACCACCGTCACCGTGCGCGGCAATGGCCGTGGCGGACGCAACGCCGAATTCCTGCTCAGCCTGACCGACAGCCTCAAAGGCTTGCCCGGCGTCTACGCCCTGGCCGGTGACACCGACGGCATCGACGGCTCCGAAGACAACGCCGGCGCCATCATGACCCCGGACAGCTACGCCGGCGCCGCCGCCCTCGGCTTGAGCGCCAGCGACGAGTTGGACAACAACAATGGCTACGGCTATTTCGAAGCGCTGGACGCACTGATCGTCACCGAACCGACCCGCACCAACGTCAACGACTTCCGCGCCATCCTGATCCTCGAGAGCCCTGAAAATGACGCCTGA
- a CDS encoding cytochrome c-type biogenesis protein has product MKRWIAAVVLGLSMAGVAHAAIDTYEFAKEGDRERFRELTKELRCPKCQNQDIADSNAPIAADLRKEIFRMLGEGKDNQQIIDFMVDRYGDFVRYKPALNAKTALLWFGPAGLLLGGFVIIAVIVRRRRVQRTDTKDELSAEERERLDHLLDKTKND; this is encoded by the coding sequence ATGAAACGCTGGATAGCCGCTGTTGTACTGGGTTTGAGCATGGCCGGCGTCGCGCACGCGGCCATCGACACCTATGAGTTCGCCAAAGAAGGTGATCGCGAGCGTTTTCGCGAGCTGACCAAAGAGCTGCGTTGCCCCAAGTGCCAGAATCAGGACATCGCCGATTCCAACGCACCCATCGCCGCCGACCTGCGCAAAGAGATTTTCCGCATGTTGGGCGAAGGCAAGGACAACCAGCAGATCATCGACTTCATGGTTGATCGCTACGGTGATTTCGTCCGCTACAAACCCGCTCTGAACGCCAAGACCGCCTTGCTCTGGTTCGGCCCTGCCGGCCTGTTGCTGGGCGGTTTTGTGATCATCGCCGTGATCGTCCGCCGTCGTCGCGTGCAACGCACGGACACCAAGGACGAGCTTTCTGCCGAGGAGCGTGAGCGCCTCGACCACCTGTTGGATAAAACCAAGAATGATTGA
- a CDS encoding sulfate ABC transporter substrate-binding protein, with product MKKLFGASLLAAGLALTSMAQAAPTLLNVSYDVMRDFYKDYNTAFQKHWQAEHNENITLQMSFGGSSKQARSVIDGLPADVITMNMATDINALADNGKLIPDNWVTRLPNNSAPFTSATVFIVRKGNPKALKDWPDLLKDGVQVIVPNPKTSGNGRYTYLSAWGYVLKNGGDENKAKDFVGKLFKQAPVLDTGGRAATTTFMTNQIGDVLVTFENEAEMIAREFGRDQFEVIYPSVSAEAEPPVSVVDKTVDKKGTRAAAEEYLKYLWSPEGQEIAAANYLRPRDPAVLAKYTDRFPKVDFLSVEKTFGDWRTVQKTHFNDGGVFDQIYSGQ from the coding sequence GTGAAAAAACTCTTTGGCGCCTCACTTCTGGCCGCTGGCCTGGCACTGACCAGCATGGCTCAGGCCGCACCGACCCTGCTCAACGTTTCTTACGACGTGATGCGCGATTTCTACAAGGACTACAACACTGCGTTCCAGAAACACTGGCAAGCCGAGCACAACGAGAACATCACCCTGCAGATGTCCTTCGGCGGTTCCAGCAAACAGGCGCGTTCGGTGATCGATGGCCTGCCGGCTGACGTCATCACCATGAACATGGCCACCGACATCAATGCCCTGGCGGACAATGGCAAACTGATCCCGGACAACTGGGTCACCCGCTTGCCGAACAACAGCGCACCGTTTACCTCGGCCACCGTATTCATCGTCCGCAAAGGCAACCCGAAAGCCCTGAAAGACTGGCCGGACCTGCTCAAGGATGGCGTGCAAGTGATCGTGCCGAACCCGAAAACCTCGGGTAACGGTCGCTACACCTACCTGTCCGCCTGGGGTTATGTGCTGAAAAACGGTGGCGACGAGAACAAGGCCAAAGACTTCGTCGGCAAACTGTTTAAGCAAGCGCCAGTGCTGGATACCGGCGGCCGTGCCGCTACTACCACGTTCATGACCAACCAGATCGGCGACGTGCTGGTGACCTTCGAAAACGAAGCGGAAATGATTGCCCGCGAGTTTGGTCGTGACCAGTTTGAAGTGATCTACCCAAGCGTCTCCGCTGAAGCCGAGCCGCCGGTGTCGGTGGTCGACAAAACCGTCGACAAAAAAGGCACCCGCGCGGCGGCCGAAGAATATCTGAAGTACCTGTGGTCGCCGGAAGGTCAGGAAATTGCCGCAGCCAACTACCTGCGCCCGCGTGATCCGGCGGTGCTGGCCAAGTACACCGATCGCTTCCCGAAAGTGGACTTCCTGTCGGTGGAGAAGACCTTTGGCGACTGGCGGACAGTGCAGAAGACCCACTTCAATGATGGCGGGGTCTTTGATCAGATTTACAGCGGTCAGTAA
- a CDS encoding MFS transporter encodes MNPATQVPHGTATMTKGMVLLFAFCCGAIVANIYYAQPIIGLIAPDIGLTSTMASLIVSLTQIGYALGLFFLVPLGDLLENRRLMIITTVVAIASLLGAAFTDQPNVFLLISLLVGFSSVSVQILIPLAAHLAPEESRGRVVGGIMGGLLLGILLARPVSSLVADHFGWRAMFVIAAVLMAAISVVLALTIPKRQPDHSASYGQLLGSLWTLLRQQPVLRQRAFYQGCMFATFSLFWTAVPLELARNHGLSQTQIAIFALVGAIGAIAAPIAGRLADAGHTRIASLLALLFASLSFLPAFIHPVYSVIGLAVTGVVLDFCVQMNMVLGQRAVYALDAKSRSRLNALYMTSIFIGGAFGSSVASAVYEHGGWLWIVIVGSAFPLLALLRFLSVSPKASLATA; translated from the coding sequence ATGAACCCAGCGACTCAGGTGCCCCACGGCACCGCGACAATGACCAAAGGCATGGTGCTGCTGTTCGCCTTCTGCTGCGGCGCGATTGTGGCCAACATCTACTACGCCCAGCCGATCATCGGCCTGATCGCGCCGGACATCGGCCTGACCAGCACCATGGCCAGCCTGATCGTTTCGCTGACCCAGATCGGTTACGCGCTGGGCCTGTTCTTCCTGGTGCCACTGGGGGATCTGCTGGAAAATCGCCGGCTGATGATCATCACCACCGTGGTGGCGATCGCCAGCTTGTTGGGTGCGGCGTTTACCGATCAGCCGAACGTGTTTTTGCTGATCTCGTTGCTGGTGGGTTTCAGCTCGGTGTCGGTGCAGATCCTGATTCCGCTGGCGGCGCACCTTGCGCCGGAAGAGTCACGGGGTCGGGTCGTCGGCGGGATCATGGGCGGGTTGCTGCTGGGGATTCTGCTGGCGCGGCCGGTGTCCAGCCTCGTGGCTGACCACTTCGGCTGGCGCGCGATGTTTGTGATCGCGGCCGTGTTGATGGCGGCGATCAGCGTGGTGCTGGCACTGACGATCCCCAAGCGCCAGCCTGATCACAGCGCCTCTTATGGCCAGTTGCTGGGTTCTCTATGGACGCTGTTGCGCCAGCAACCGGTGTTGCGTCAACGCGCGTTCTACCAGGGCTGCATGTTCGCCACGTTCAGCCTGTTCTGGACTGCCGTGCCGCTGGAACTGGCGCGCAATCATGGCCTGTCGCAAACCCAAATCGCGATCTTCGCCCTGGTCGGTGCCATCGGTGCGATTGCAGCGCCTATCGCCGGTCGCCTGGCCGACGCCGGCCACACCCGCATCGCCTCATTGCTGGCCCTGCTGTTCGCCAGCCTCAGCTTCCTGCCAGCGTTCATCCACCCGGTCTACAGCGTCATCGGCCTCGCGGTCACCGGTGTGGTGCTCGACTTCTGCGTGCAGATGAACATGGTCCTCGGCCAACGCGCGGTCTACGCCCTCGACGCCAAAAGCCGCAGCCGCTTGAACGCGTTGTACATGACCAGCATCTTCATCGGCGGCGCGTTCGGTTCGTCGGTGGCCAGCGCGGTGTATGAGCATGGCGGCTGGCTGTGGATCGTGATCGTGGGCAGCGCGTTTCCGCTGTTGGCGTTGTTGCGGTTCTTGAGCGTTTCGCCGAAGGCTTCGTTGGCGACTGCATAA
- a CDS encoding DsbE family thiol:disulfide interchange protein — translation MRRWLMLLPLAIFLVVAVFLYRGLYLDPAELPSAMIGKPFPAFSLPTVEGDKTLTKADILGKPALVNVWATWCIACKVEHPVLNKLAQQGVTIYGINYKDVNADAKKWLVEFHNPYQLGISDADGSLGLNLGVYGAPETFFIDAKGIIRDKFVGVIDEQVWREKLAARYQALVDEAKP, via the coding sequence ATGAGACGTTGGTTAATGCTGTTGCCACTGGCGATTTTTCTGGTGGTGGCTGTTTTCCTGTATCGCGGGTTGTACCTGGACCCGGCCGAGTTGCCTTCGGCGATGATCGGCAAGCCGTTCCCGGCGTTTTCCCTGCCGACCGTGGAAGGCGACAAGACCCTGACCAAGGCCGACATTCTCGGTAAACCGGCGCTGGTCAACGTCTGGGCCACTTGGTGCATCGCCTGCAAGGTCGAGCACCCGGTACTGAACAAACTGGCCCAGCAGGGCGTGACGATTTATGGCATCAACTACAAGGACGTCAACGCCGACGCGAAGAAGTGGCTGGTGGAATTCCACAACCCTTACCAGTTGGGCATCAGTGATGCGGACGGTTCGCTGGGCTTGAACCTCGGCGTATACGGCGCCCCGGAAACCTTCTTCATCGACGCCAAGGGCATCATCCGCGACAAGTTCGTCGGGGTGATCGACGAGCAGGTCTGGCGCGAAAAACTGGCGGCCCGGTATCAGGCGCTGGTCGACGAGGCCAAGCCATGA
- a CDS encoding SDR family oxidoreductase, producing the protein MTRRTFLITGASKGIGRAVAEHLDRAGHRVVGIARTPDLSFPGILFPLDLSDRTLTQEVLADLSRTYEFDGLVNNVGLVRPQVLGEIDLDTFDDVMRVNLHSALQATQALLPNMRAKGWGRVVNISSLTVLGITQRTAYAAAKAALISFTRSWALELAQTGVTVNAVAPGPTETELFRANNPPGSEGEARYLAGVPMGRLGQPHEIAAAIAFLLSEQSGFITGQTLFVDGGSSIGKAAL; encoded by the coding sequence ATGACCCGACGTACCTTTCTCATCACTGGCGCCAGCAAAGGCATTGGCCGGGCAGTGGCCGAGCATCTGGACCGCGCGGGGCATCGGGTGGTCGGGATTGCCCGAACCCCGGACCTGTCGTTCCCCGGCATTCTGTTTCCGCTGGATTTGAGCGACAGGACGCTGACCCAGGAAGTGCTGGCGGATTTGTCCAGAACGTATGAATTCGATGGGCTAGTGAATAACGTCGGCCTGGTTCGCCCGCAAGTGCTGGGCGAAATCGACCTCGATACCTTCGACGACGTAATGCGTGTCAACCTGCATTCGGCGTTGCAGGCCACTCAGGCGCTGCTGCCGAACATGCGCGCCAAGGGCTGGGGCCGGGTGGTGAATATTTCCAGCCTGACCGTACTCGGGATCACCCAGCGCACGGCGTATGCGGCGGCCAAAGCAGCGCTGATCAGCTTCACGCGCTCCTGGGCGCTGGAACTGGCGCAAACCGGCGTGACCGTGAATGCCGTGGCGCCGGGGCCGACGGAAACGGAGCTGTTTCGCGCCAACAACCCGCCGGGTAGCGAAGGCGAGGCGCGGTATCTGGCGGGTGTGCCGATGGGTCGGTTGGGGCAGCCGCATGAGATCGCAGCGGCGATTGCGTTTTTACTGTCCGAGCAGAGCGGGTTTATCACCGGGCAAACCTTGTTTGTCGATGGCGGTTCTTCTATCGGCAAAGCCGCGTTATGA
- a CDS encoding ion transporter yields the protein MDSSKNWREELYVMVFQSDTKAGRRFDGILLLIILASIVIVMLDSIDTVHKNYADVLAYIEWGFTVIFAIEYGLRLYCSPKPLRYAFSFYGLVDLLAIVPGILALYYADAQYLLIIRIIRMLRIFRVLKLSPYLKQANYLMSALRGSKQKIVVFLVSVCTLVTVFGTLMYVIEGPEHGFTSIPKGIYWAIVTLTTVGFGDIVPKTPLGQVISSLVMITGYSIIAVPTGIFTAELANAMRGEQLQHDCPVCKKNSHEHGAAFCSRCGNALFKKLE from the coding sequence ATGGACAGCAGCAAAAACTGGCGTGAAGAGCTTTACGTCATGGTTTTCCAGAGCGACACCAAGGCGGGGCGGCGCTTCGACGGCATATTGCTGTTGATCATCCTCGCCAGTATCGTGATCGTGATGCTCGACAGCATCGACACGGTCCACAAGAACTACGCCGACGTGCTGGCGTACATCGAGTGGGGTTTCACCGTCATTTTCGCCATCGAATATGGCTTGCGTCTGTACTGCTCACCCAAGCCGTTACGCTATGCGTTCAGCTTTTATGGGCTGGTGGATCTGCTGGCGATCGTGCCCGGGATCCTGGCGCTGTATTACGCCGATGCGCAATACCTGCTGATTATCCGGATCATCCGGATGCTGCGGATTTTCCGCGTCCTCAAGCTCAGCCCGTACCTCAAGCAAGCCAACTATTTGATGTCGGCGCTACGCGGCAGCAAGCAGAAAATCGTGGTGTTTCTGGTCAGCGTCTGCACGCTGGTGACGGTGTTCGGCACGCTGATGTATGTGATCGAAGGCCCGGAACACGGCTTCACCAGCATTCCCAAAGGCATCTACTGGGCGATCGTGACGTTGACCACGGTGGGCTTCGGCGACATCGTGCCGAAGACACCGCTGGGCCAGGTGATTTCGTCGCTGGTGATGATCACTGGTTATTCGATCATCGCCGTACCCACCGGGATTTTCACCGCCGAACTGGCCAATGCCATGCGCGGTGAACAGCTGCAACACGATTGCCCGGTATGCAAGAAAAACAGCCACGAACACGGTGCGGCATTCTGCTCGCGATGCGGCAACGCTCTGTTTAAGAAACTGGAATAA